The Hujiaoplasma nucleasis DNA window TTATATATGATAAAGATAATTCTAAATTATTCTTGTCAGAAAGCAAGGTGGAAAAATGATTGACTGTATTGTCATCGGTGGGGGTGCTGGTGGATTAGCAGCTGCCATTGAAATTAAAAGATTAGGCCATAATGTTTTACTTATTGAAAGAGAAGATAAATTAGGTGGAATATTAAACCAATGTATTCATAACGGTTTTGGTCTAGAGATTTTTAAAGAAGAATATACAGGGCCAGAATATGCGGATAAATACATCAAATTATTTTTAAGAGAAAAAATAAATTATCTTATTGACACCACAGTCATAGATCTATATAAAGAAGAAGATATATTTATAGTAAAGACATCAAGTGAAACCTTAGGAATTCGAGAGTATAAATCAAAATCTATATGTTTATCGACAGGTTCATACGAGAGAACCAGAGGACAAATTTCTATTCCTGGAGACAGGCCCTATGGGGTCATAACTGCTGGATCAGCACAAAGATATATAAACATAGATGGGTATATGACTGGGAAAAGAGTTTTTATATTAGGTTCAGGAGATATTGGATTAATTATGGCTAGGAGAATGACTCTAGAAGGAGCCAAAGTCTTAGGTGTAGCTGAAATTATGCCGTATTCAAATGGTTTAAATCGCAATATTGTTCAATGTCTCAATGACTTTGACATTCCTCTTTACTTATCACATACAGTTACTAATATAAAAGCAGATGATTCAAATCATTTAAAAGAAATAAGGGTGATGAAGGTTGATGATAGTTTCAATGTGATTAAAGACACTGAAATAGATTTTCAAGTAGATACTTTATTACTATCCGTCGGATTAATACCAGATATTATCTTATTGGACCAACTCGATGTAGAAATTGATCCTTTAACTAAAAGTGTCAAAGTTGACCAGTCAAATCAAACAAGTATAGAAGGATTATTTGTATGTGGAAACGCCCTACAAATTCATGATTTGGTTGACAATGTATCTAAGGAAAGCCAAAGAACAGGAAAAGCTATCGATCTGTATTTGCGAAATACAAATCATTCAAACAAGAAAATCAGTTTTATTCCTGGGGTAAATATTGCATATCTTACGCCGCAATATATAGATTTCTCAAATCCTAATGAAAAGGTTGTTGTTTCTTTCAGGCCAAAGAAAAAAATAGAAAAATCATTGTTAAAAGTTATTCAAAACGATAGAATAGTATATGAGAAGAAGAAAATGTTTTTATTACCCGCAGA harbors:
- a CDS encoding NAD(P)/FAD-dependent oxidoreductase, with the protein product MIDCIVIGGGAGGLAAAIEIKRLGHNVLLIEREDKLGGILNQCIHNGFGLEIFKEEYTGPEYADKYIKLFLREKINYLIDTTVIDLYKEEDIFIVKTSSETLGIREYKSKSICLSTGSYERTRGQISIPGDRPYGVITAGSAQRYINIDGYMTGKRVFILGSGDIGLIMARRMTLEGAKVLGVAEIMPYSNGLNRNIVQCLNDFDIPLYLSHTVTNIKADDSNHLKEIRVMKVDDSFNVIKDTEIDFQVDTLLLSVGLIPDIILLDQLDVEIDPLTKSVKVDQSNQTSIEGLFVCGNALQIHDLVDNVSKESQRTGKAIDLYLRNTNHSNKKISFIPGVNIAYLTPQYIDFSNPNEKVVVSFRPKKKIEKSLLKVIQNDRIVYEKKKMFLLPAEMETIELDILHFDENQPITLELEVIS